From a region of the Methanoculleus receptaculi genome:
- a CDS encoding aconitase X catalytic domain-containing protein, giving the protein MYLDNDDERVLAGEFGETRQKMMEILVALGEVYGAGKLIPITGAQVSGASYKTIGRWGLAWLQSLNARVVVPTVLNPIGMPREGWQDFGIDEEFARHQAEVVEAYRRLGVRLECTCTPYYLRITEYGEHLAWSESSAVVYANSVLGARTNREGGPSALAAAIIGKTPYYGLHIVENRRPQVVIDIEGDTGPHAGHWGAIGHIAGKKVGNRIPIFQGIRPNRDQLKALGAAMAATGAVALFHVDGITPEARVFSFPTDGLDRVTVTEDEIEALFEDTGVEAVAVGCPHCSADELREVAELLRGKTTTKPFYVFTAAWIAKNNLDLVSVIERSGARVITDTCMVVSPRMDEFRSIMVDSGKAFAYVPGMCGAIARIGTRAECVEAATS; this is encoded by the coding sequence ATGTATCTTGATAACGATGATGAACGGGTTCTCGCGGGCGAGTTTGGCGAGACGAGGCAGAAGATGATGGAGATCCTGGTCGCGCTCGGGGAGGTCTACGGCGCCGGCAAACTCATCCCGATCACAGGCGCCCAGGTGAGCGGTGCATCCTACAAGACGATCGGGAGATGGGGGCTTGCCTGGCTGCAGAGCCTCAACGCCAGGGTGGTGGTCCCGACGGTCTTAAACCCGATCGGTATGCCGCGGGAGGGGTGGCAGGATTTCGGGATCGATGAGGAGTTCGCCCGCCACCAGGCGGAGGTCGTCGAGGCCTACCGGAGGCTCGGCGTCAGGCTGGAGTGCACCTGCACCCCATACTACCTCCGGATCACCGAATACGGCGAGCACCTGGCGTGGTCGGAATCGTCGGCGGTTGTCTACGCAAACTCCGTTCTCGGCGCCAGGACAAACCGGGAGGGCGGACCGAGCGCCCTTGCAGCGGCGATCATAGGAAAGACGCCTTACTACGGTCTCCACATCGTCGAGAACCGCCGACCGCAGGTCGTCATCGATATCGAGGGCGACACCGGGCCGCACGCCGGCCACTGGGGCGCCATCGGTCATATCGCCGGCAAGAAAGTCGGGAACCGGATCCCGATATTTCAGGGGATCCGGCCGAACCGCGACCAGCTCAAGGCCCTGGGTGCCGCGATGGCTGCAACCGGCGCGGTCGCACTCTTCCACGTCGACGGAATCACCCCGGAAGCAAGGGTCTTTTCGTTCCCGACCGACGGCCTTGACCGGGTGACGGTGACGGAGGACGAGATCGAGGCTCTCTTTGAAGATACAGGGGTCGAGGCGGTAGCGGTGGGCTGTCCGCACTGTTCCGCCGACGAACTCAGGGAAGTTGCGGAGCTCCTGCGGGGGAAGACCACAACAAAACCATTTTACGTCTTCACCGCGGCGTGGATCGCAAAGAATAACCTGGACCTGGTGAGCGTGATCGAGCGGAGCGGTGCCCGGGTGATCACGGACACCTGTATGGTCGTCTCGCCCAGGATGGACGAGTTCAGATCGATCATGGTGGACTCGGGGAAGGCCTTCGCCTACGTTCCCGGGATGTGCGGGGCGATCGCCCGGATAGGAACCAGGGCAGAGTGTGTCGAGGCCGCGACGTCGTAG
- a CDS encoding thiolase domain-containing protein, with protein MRDVAVVGIGCTEFGEHWGASFRDLFVTAGVMALQDAGVAGDELDALYVGNMSAGRFVEQEHIGALIADYAGLASNHIPSTRVEAACASGGLAFRQAVIAVASGMEDIVVAAGVEKMTDVGTGASVDMLASAADREWEGFAGATFPGLYAMIANDYMHRYPLTREQLAQVAVKNHENGARNPIAQFKNRITIDTVLNSSLVADPLRLFDCSPITDGAAAVVVVPLERAREYTDSPVRVLASAQASDTIALHDRRDISTLDATVVAGKRAFDQAGLEHKDIDLLEVHDCFTIAEICAIEDLGFCKKGEAGRLTWEGVTAIGGDLPVNTSGGLKACGHPVGATGIKQVCEIVTQLRGEAGSRQVDAEIGMAHNVGGTGATVVVHILGV; from the coding sequence ATGAGAGACGTAGCAGTAGTCGGAATCGGGTGCACAGAATTCGGGGAGCACTGGGGCGCATCGTTTCGCGACCTCTTCGTCACTGCGGGGGTGATGGCCCTCCAGGACGCCGGGGTTGCCGGCGATGAACTTGACGCCCTCTACGTGGGGAACATGAGCGCCGGCCGATTCGTTGAACAGGAGCACATCGGAGCCCTGATCGCGGATTACGCGGGACTTGCAAGCAACCACATCCCCTCCACAAGGGTGGAGGCGGCCTGCGCTTCTGGTGGGCTTGCATTCCGGCAGGCGGTGATAGCGGTCGCAAGCGGCATGGAGGATATCGTGGTCGCAGCAGGCGTCGAGAAGATGACGGACGTCGGGACTGGAGCGAGCGTGGACATGCTTGCGAGCGCCGCTGACCGCGAGTGGGAGGGATTCGCCGGGGCGACATTCCCCGGACTATACGCGATGATTGCAAACGACTACATGCATCGTTACCCCCTCACCCGTGAACAACTCGCACAGGTCGCGGTGAAGAATCACGAGAACGGCGCACGGAACCCGATCGCCCAGTTCAAGAACAGGATCACAATCGATACCGTTCTTAACTCATCGCTGGTCGCCGACCCGCTGCGGCTCTTCGACTGCTCGCCGATCACCGACGGTGCAGCGGCGGTCGTGGTGGTGCCGCTTGAGCGCGCCAGGGAGTATACCGACTCACCGGTGCGCGTTCTCGCGAGCGCCCAGGCAAGCGATACCATCGCGCTCCATGACCGGCGCGACATCTCCACCCTGGACGCGACCGTTGTGGCAGGGAAACGGGCTTTCGACCAGGCCGGGCTCGAGCATAAGGATATCGACCTGCTTGAGGTCCATGACTGCTTCACGATCGCAGAGATATGTGCGATAGAGGACCTGGGGTTCTGCAAAAAGGGTGAGGCCGGGAGACTCACCTGGGAGGGTGTGACCGCAATTGGCGGTGACCTGCCGGTGAACACAAGCGGTGGCCTGAAAGCCTGCGGCCATCCGGTCGGCGCGACCGGCATCAAGCAGGTCTGCGAGATCGTCACGCAACTCCGCGGTGAGGCCGGAAGTCGGCAGGTGGACGCTGAGATCGGTATGGCGCACAACGTGGGCGGAACAGGTGCAACAGTGGTGGTGCACATCCTGGGGGTATGA
- a CDS encoding recombinase family protein, with protein sequence MKKDAVAYLNTRNKEDYATQKAEFDDFCKYRFRVVEIFHDHRAYATPPEKRKGFSGMLEYCAANNCRDIIIYDLAGLAKDPDAGLAALKSLNEQCTVYCVHNDFFGFPNDPEQRRAAIADFIEYMEHYRENARKIVPAASKKAKKDRGRPIGRPKALTEGQVQALITLREAGTSISQICRMFDVSRSTVSKVLADYPELKGEWKGARQEPGDEQQA encoded by the coding sequence ATGAAAAAGGATGCAGTTGCATACTTGAATACAAGAAATAAGGAGGATTATGCAACACAAAAGGCGGAGTTTGATGACTTTTGCAAATATCGATTTCGCGTTGTTGAAATCTTCCACGATCACCGTGCATATGCAACCCCCCCGGAGAAGCGCAAGGGTTTTAGCGGGATGCTTGAGTACTGTGCTGCCAACAACTGCCGGGACATCATCATATACGATCTTGCAGGACTTGCAAAGGATCCTGACGCAGGGCTTGCCGCTCTGAAGTCCTTGAATGAGCAGTGTACCGTCTACTGCGTGCATAACGATTTCTTCGGGTTCCCGAATGATCCGGAGCAGAGGAGAGCGGCCATTGCCGACTTCATCGAGTATATGGAGCACTACCGTGAGAACGCCCGGAAAATCGTTCCGGCAGCCTCAAAAAAAGCAAAGAAGGATCGCGGACGTCCCATCGGTAGACCAAAGGCGCTCACCGAGGGTCAGGTACAGGCCCTCATCACTCTACGAGAGGCCGGGACAAGCATCAGCCAGATCTGCAGGATGTTCGACGTGAGCAGGAGCACGGTCAGCAAGGTTCTCGCGGACTATCCCGAATTGAAAGGGGAGTGGAAGGGCGCCAGGCAGGAGCCTGGAGACGAGCAGCAGGCATAA
- a CDS encoding hydroxymethylglutaryl-CoA synthase, giving the protein MVGIYSYGVYIPRYRIKVPEIARVWGASADDITRGLGVYEKSVPDLDEDTATIAVEAARAALRRRDEIDPEDIGAIYVGSESHPYAVKPTACTVGEAIEATPNMTAADYEFACKAGTAGIQTCMGLVKSGMIQLGIAIGADVAQGAPGDALEYTAAAGGAAFVIGGEDVIADINRTCSFTTDTPDFWRREGQNYPRHGGRFTGDPGYFKHVQGAAMLMFEMAGTTPKDYDYAVFHQPNAKFPQRVAKMLGFREEQIEPGLVVPRLGNTYSGASMIGLAATLDVAKPGERIFVTSFGSGAGSDAFDITVTDLIESEVFDRTAAPSVKRLLENPVYLDYALYAKHKGKIVMQR; this is encoded by the coding sequence ATGGTAGGAATCTACTCCTACGGCGTCTACATCCCGCGATACCGGATAAAAGTCCCGGAGATCGCGCGGGTCTGGGGCGCCAGCGCGGATGATATCACGCGAGGTCTCGGAGTCTATGAAAAGTCCGTCCCCGATCTGGACGAGGATACAGCAACCATCGCCGTGGAGGCGGCGCGCGCCGCTCTCCGGCGCAGAGATGAGATCGACCCAGAAGATATCGGGGCAATCTACGTGGGAAGCGAGTCCCACCCCTACGCCGTCAAACCCACCGCCTGCACCGTCGGCGAGGCCATAGAGGCGACACCCAACATGACCGCCGCCGACTACGAGTTCGCGTGCAAGGCCGGTACAGCCGGTATCCAGACCTGCATGGGTCTTGTGAAGAGCGGTATGATCCAGTTAGGGATTGCCATAGGCGCGGACGTGGCGCAGGGTGCCCCCGGCGACGCGCTCGAGTACACGGCGGCGGCGGGTGGGGCCGCGTTTGTCATCGGCGGGGAGGACGTCATCGCCGATATCAACCGGACGTGCTCGTTTACCACCGACACACCCGATTTCTGGCGGCGTGAGGGGCAGAACTACCCGCGCCATGGCGGCCGGTTCACCGGCGATCCGGGTTATTTCAAGCACGTCCAGGGCGCTGCCATGCTGATGTTTGAGATGGCTGGCACAACCCCGAAGGATTATGACTACGCCGTATTCCACCAGCCCAACGCCAAGTTCCCGCAACGGGTGGCAAAGATGCTCGGGTTCAGGGAGGAGCAGATCGAGCCCGGTCTTGTCGTCCCGAGGCTCGGCAACACCTACTCCGGGGCATCGATGATCGGGCTTGCCGCCACACTCGACGTAGCGAAGCCCGGTGAGAGGATCTTCGTCACGTCGTTTGGCTCAGGGGCCGGAAGTGACGCATTCGATATCACGGTCACCGATCTCATTGAGTCAGAGGTGTTCGACCGCACGGCGGCGCCGAGCGTGAAGCGACTGCTTGAAAATCCGGTATACCTCGATTATGCGCTGTATGCCAAGCACAAGGGAAAGATTGTGATGCAGAGATGA
- the ribB gene encoding 3,4-dihydroxy-2-butanone-4-phosphate synthase: MIDAAIDALARGEFVLLYDFDDRERETDLAIRSDAVTPAHIRQMRKDGGGLICTAVHGEAAKRLGLPFAHEILCGCGLVEKDGEIPYDTRNHSSFSLWVNHRDTYTGVTDRDRALTITAIAEEVKRSLNGGGHDFAAHFRTPGHVALLRAADRLLDERHGQTELSIALALMAGITPAVTICEMLDDETGFALAKEDAMEYAREHGLVFVEGREVLDLWESCRPLI; this comes from the coding sequence ATGATTGATGCAGCCATAGATGCCCTTGCACGGGGTGAGTTCGTCCTGTTATACGACTTTGATGATCGGGAGCGCGAGACCGATCTTGCTATACGTTCAGACGCGGTCACGCCCGCCCATATACGGCAGATGCGCAAGGACGGCGGTGGACTTATCTGCACGGCGGTGCATGGTGAGGCCGCAAAGAGGCTTGGTCTGCCGTTTGCGCACGAGATCCTGTGCGGTTGCGGTCTCGTCGAGAAGGACGGCGAGATCCCGTATGACACAAGAAACCACTCGTCTTTCTCCCTCTGGGTGAACCATCGCGATACCTATACCGGCGTCACGGACAGGGACCGCGCGCTGACGATCACCGCCATAGCCGAAGAGGTGAAACGGTCACTCAACGGCGGAGGGCACGACTTTGCCGCCCATTTCAGGACTCCCGGTCACGTGGCGCTGCTGCGTGCCGCTGACCGGCTGCTTGACGAGCGGCATGGTCAGACCGAACTCTCGATCGCGCTTGCGCTCATGGCCGGTATCACCCCTGCGGTGACGATCTGCGAGATGCTGGATGACGAGACAGGGTTTGCCCTCGCAAAAGAGGATGCGATGGAGTATGCGCGAGAGCATGGACTCGTCTTTGTTGAGGGGCGAGAGGTTCTGGATCTCTGGGAGTCCTGCAGACCGCTGATATAA
- a CDS encoding UbiX family flavin prenyltransferase → MKREFVVGVTGASGVIYARRLLEVLCERARVHIVISDTARQIAGIEGVDLTGFDAVYADNSNLAADIASGSFCCDGMAIVPCSMKTLAAVSNGFADNLITRAADVCLKERRPLLLLLREMPLSRIHLKNMLAADETGATVMVASPPFYHHPQTIDDLVDMVVARVLDHLGVRHDLGTRWSGYDA, encoded by the coding sequence ATGAAGAGGGAGTTTGTCGTCGGGGTGACAGGGGCAAGCGGGGTTATCTACGCCCGTCGCCTGCTCGAGGTGCTCTGTGAGCGCGCCAGGGTGCATATCGTCATCTCCGATACCGCCCGGCAGATCGCCGGGATCGAGGGTGTTGACCTCACGGGGTTTGACGCTGTTTATGCTGACAACAGCAATCTCGCGGCCGATATTGCAAGCGGGTCGTTCTGTTGCGACGGGATGGCGATCGTGCCCTGCAGCATGAAGACTCTTGCAGCGGTCAGCAACGGGTTTGCTGACAACCTGATCACACGGGCGGCGGACGTCTGTCTTAAGGAGAGGCGACCACTGCTGCTGCTGCTCCGGGAGATGCCGCTATCCCGGATCCACCTGAAGAACATGCTTGCCGCCGACGAGACCGGGGCGACCGTGATGGTCGCAAGCCCTCCCTTCTACCACCACCCCCAGACCATCGACGACCTTGTCGATATGGTGGTGGCCCGGGTGCTCGATCACCTGGGGGTCAGGCATGACCTTGGAACCCGATGGAGCGGATACGATGCGTGA
- a CDS encoding UbiD family decarboxylase, whose product MRDFIEMMRERGRVEDIENPCSTVYEAPRVASRTDKIVFFHNLDGHRGVMNLLASRDALAAALGVEERRLVPHLAAATYNGRVLDAGRCGGGVPADLSRIPVMKHFPGDAGRYITAGIVFSSCDGVENASIHRMMVIDDRHVVARLVEGRHTHTMLKTALAHGERLPIAVTIGTHPLVTFAACTRVPEGKELAYAAELMGGELSVRECENGVRVPDAEIVLEGYIGPETAPEGPFVDITGTYDPVRQQPVIEFNRIYCKGDPIYHGILPAGDEHKLLMGAPYEPKIYRAVSEVTTVRDVLLTKGGAGYLHAVVKIRKNTQGDGKNAIMAAFAAHTSLKHVVVVDEDIEIHDPNDVEYAIATRVRGDTDIMVITGVRGSSLDPMRLADGTNVKVGIDATMVMGREDEFRRAGWV is encoded by the coding sequence ATGCGTGATTTCATTGAGATGATGCGAGAGCGAGGGCGGGTCGAGGATATCGAGAACCCCTGCTCGACAGTATACGAGGCTCCCCGGGTGGCGAGCCGAACCGATAAGATCGTCTTCTTCCACAACCTCGACGGCCACCGGGGTGTGATGAACCTCCTTGCCAGCAGGGACGCGCTTGCCGCGGCGCTCGGTGTCGAGGAGCGAAGGCTCGTTCCCCATCTTGCGGCCGCAACCTATAACGGCCGGGTGCTGGACGCGGGACGGTGCGGGGGCGGCGTTCCAGCAGACCTTTCCCGCATCCCCGTGATGAAACACTTCCCCGGGGATGCAGGGCGCTACATAACAGCGGGCATCGTATTTTCAAGTTGCGACGGCGTTGAGAACGCCTCCATCCACCGGATGATGGTCATCGACGACCGTCATGTGGTGGCCAGGCTCGTGGAAGGGCGTCACACCCACACCATGCTGAAGACGGCGCTTGCCCACGGGGAACGACTTCCGATCGCGGTCACCATCGGCACCCATCCCCTGGTGACATTTGCCGCCTGCACACGTGTTCCTGAGGGTAAAGAACTCGCCTACGCTGCTGAGTTGATGGGCGGTGAACTCAGTGTCAGAGAGTGTGAGAACGGCGTCCGGGTTCCCGATGCCGAGATCGTGCTCGAGGGCTATATCGGCCCGGAGACGGCGCCGGAAGGACCGTTTGTCGATATCACGGGCACCTACGACCCCGTGCGCCAGCAACCGGTGATCGAGTTCAACCGTATCTACTGTAAGGGCGACCCCATCTACCACGGCATCCTCCCGGCCGGCGATGAACACAAACTCCTGATGGGGGCACCGTATGAACCGAAGATCTACCGCGCCGTAAGCGAGGTGACAACTGTGCGCGATGTCCTCCTCACAAAGGGCGGCGCCGGCTACCTCCACGCCGTGGTCAAGATCCGGAAGAACACACAGGGCGATGGTAAGAACGCTATCATGGCGGCTTTTGCGGCCCATACGTCCTTGAAGCACGTTGTGGTGGTGGACGAAGATATCGAGATCCACGACCCCAACGACGTCGAGTACGCGATCGCAACAAGGGTGCGTGGTGATACCGATATCATGGTCATCACAGGCGTGCGGGGCTCGTCGCTCGACCCGATGCGCCTTGCCGACGGGACAAACGTGAAGGTCGGGATCGACGCCACCATGGTCATGGGGAGAGAGGACGAGTTCAGGAGAGCGGGGTGGGTGTAA
- a CDS encoding helix-turn-helix domain-containing protein — MKSGVRHQLAEKMAGEITLSDSPGLALKKWRQSFNIPQGVLAERLEVSPSVISDYESGRRKSPGTAIVGKIVDAILSIDEENGGRYINKFAKILYNEFDEDVIYDIHDYASPVRLTEFAEAIDAVPLCGTLDQTIYGYTVINSLNAILQLSSSEFNRIYGWSTERALIFTEVSTGKSPMVAIRVTPFKPRCVVLQGIGPELVHPLIPKLAERDRISVLCTKMDVETIISSLRGKLW; from the coding sequence ATGAAATCCGGGGTGCGGCATCAACTTGCTGAGAAGATGGCAGGAGAGATCACGCTCTCGGACTCACCGGGACTGGCCCTCAAGAAGTGGCGGCAGAGTTTCAACATCCCGCAGGGAGTTCTCGCCGAGCGGCTTGAGGTCTCTCCCTCAGTTATCAGTGATTACGAAAGTGGACGGCGAAAGAGCCCGGGAACCGCCATCGTTGGAAAGATCGTTGATGCGATCCTATCGATCGACGAGGAGAACGGCGGCCGATACATCAACAAATTTGCAAAAATCCTGTACAACGAGTTTGACGAAGACGTCATCTACGACATCCACGACTACGCGTCGCCGGTGCGTCTCACCGAGTTTGCAGAGGCCATCGATGCTGTCCCGCTCTGTGGCACTCTGGATCAGACCATCTATGGGTATACGGTGATCAACAGCCTCAATGCGATCCTGCAACTCTCTTCAAGTGAGTTCAACCGCATATACGGCTGGAGCACAGAACGTGCTCTCATCTTCACCGAGGTCTCGACCGGAAAATCCCCCATGGTGGCGATCAGGGTCACGCCGTTCAAGCCGCGCTGTGTTGTGCTGCAGGGCATCGGACCCGAACTGGTGCACCCTCTGATCCCGAAACTGGCGGAACGCGACCGTATCAGTGTGCTCTGCACAAAGATGGACGTCGAGACGATCATCAGTTCACTACGAGGGAAGTTATGGTAG
- a CDS encoding DUF120 domain-containing protein, which translates to MVEPEDLQSLKTIALLGGCQGPIWLSSQSLGNELGISPQTASRRLIALERERLIARSMRPDGQYVALTPRGEQVLRREYADYVRIFNQERRQYTLTGTVISGLGEGRYYMSLPYYREQFSASLGFEPFPGTLNVRLDPPSIQVRKHVENAGWIEIPGFTADDRTFGGARVLPCRIQGQKCAIVVPSRTHYPEDIIEIIAGCELRKALNLNDNDKIEVEITHD; encoded by the coding sequence ATGGTTGAACCTGAAGACCTGCAGTCTTTAAAGACGATTGCCCTGCTTGGGGGGTGCCAGGGGCCGATCTGGCTCTCTTCGCAGTCGCTCGGGAACGAACTAGGGATCAGCCCCCAGACAGCCTCAAGGAGACTGATCGCTCTTGAGCGGGAGCGGTTGATCGCCCGGTCGATGAGACCCGACGGCCAGTATGTTGCCCTCACTCCCCGGGGCGAGCAGGTGCTGAGACGGGAGTATGCGGATTATGTCAGGATCTTCAATCAGGAACGCCGGCAGTACACCCTGACCGGGACGGTGATCAGCGGCCTCGGTGAAGGACGCTACTACATGAGCCTGCCATACTATAGAGAGCAGTTCAGCGCGTCCCTCGGGTTCGAACCATTCCCCGGAACGCTGAACGTCAGGCTCGATCCCCCATCAATTCAGGTCCGCAAGCACGTCGAGAATGCGGGGTGGATCGAGATACCGGGGTTTACTGCAGATGACCGGACTTTTGGCGGAGCAAGGGTGCTCCCATGCCGCATTCAGGGGCAGAAGTGCGCGATAGTTGTCCCCTCCCGCACGCATTATCCCGAGGATATCATCGAGATCATCGCCGGTTGCGAACTTCGCAAAGCCCTGAACCTGAACGATAACGATAAGATCGAGGTGGAGATTACACATGATTGA
- a CDS encoding HD domain-containing protein: protein MKIIKDPVHGYIEADTLALQLIDTELLQRLRHVSQLGFANLVYPGANHTRFEHSLGTMHLAGLMAGRLGLDEEETRLITTAALLHDTGHGPFSHATEPVMEEYTGRSHHEIDHLLRDGTVAEILEGAGLDPAEVCAIVAGKHHLASIIHGSLDVDRMDYLMRDAHYTGVPYGTVDAQRLIRCTILSETGVALNEGGINTAESLLIARTLMRPAVYFHHVSRIATSMFVHALREELQNVPATDAGELMRMDDAACMERLKHSPHAISRDLARRIYNRDLYKRALYIGDDRVNAVALRQEADPAREREIARAIAETAGVGQDDVLVDIPPIPRALSMEIRVRNTHAMVDIEEVSPIINTLNDTRRHQWRLGVYTPAVHRQVVEQAAMEVLRVKRATKQDKLVVT, encoded by the coding sequence ATGAAGATCATAAAGGATCCGGTGCACGGCTACATCGAGGCAGACACCCTGGCGCTCCAACTTATAGATACCGAACTCCTCCAGAGGCTCCGCCACGTAAGCCAGTTAGGGTTTGCAAACCTGGTATACCCCGGCGCTAACCATACCCGGTTTGAACACTCTCTCGGGACGATGCACCTTGCCGGGCTGATGGCAGGCAGGCTCGGGCTTGATGAAGAAGAGACCCGGCTTATAACCACGGCCGCCCTGCTCCACGACACCGGTCACGGCCCATTCTCCCATGCCACCGAACCTGTGATGGAAGAGTACACAGGCCGAAGCCATCACGAGATCGATCACCTCCTCCGGGATGGAACGGTTGCAGAGATACTGGAAGGCGCGGGGCTCGACCCCGCGGAGGTCTGTGCCATTGTCGCCGGGAAACACCATCTTGCAAGCATCATCCACGGCAGCCTCGATGTCGACCGGATGGACTACCTGATGCGGGACGCCCATTATACCGGCGTGCCCTACGGGACGGTCGACGCCCAGCGGTTGATCCGGTGCACCATCCTATCCGAAACAGGGGTGGCACTGAACGAGGGCGGGATCAACACCGCCGAGTCGCTCCTGATCGCCCGGACGCTCATGCGCCCGGCGGTCTACTTCCATCACGTCAGCCGTATTGCGACAAGCATGTTCGTCCACGCCCTCCGGGAAGAGTTGCAGAATGTCCCGGCAACGGACGCAGGAGAACTGATGCGGATGGACGATGCCGCCTGCATGGAACGGTTGAAACATTCACCCCACGCCATCAGCCGCGACCTTGCCCGCCGGATCTACAACCGCGACCTCTACAAGCGTGCGCTTTATATAGGCGATGACCGGGTAAATGCCGTGGCCCTCCGCCAGGAAGCAGATCCAGCGCGGGAGCGCGAGATCGCCCGTGCCATCGCCGAGACCGCAGGGGTGGGGCAGGACGACGTCCTGGTGGACATCCCCCCCATCCCCAGGGCACTCTCGATGGAGATCAGGGTAAGAAACACCCATGCGATGGTGGATATCGAGGAGGTCTCGCCAATCATCAACACCCTGAACGATACCCGGCGACATCAATGGCGCCTCGGCGTCTATACCCCCGCAGTGCACCGCCAGGTGGTGGAGCAGGCGGCAATGGAAGTCCTCCGGGTGAAGCGAGCGACAAAACAGGATAAACTTGTAGTTACATAA
- a CDS encoding Zn-ribbon domain-containing OB-fold protein produces MSVSRFWRKIPQRYNLIGTQCTTCGRYFFPPRTLCPDCRRSGRIVNHKFSGEGTVVTYTVIRSASDQFEYATPYVLAIIKLDEGPRLTAQVVCPPEEARIGMRVRGVFRRVAADGESGVIHYGTKFVPVEGEDILL; encoded by the coding sequence ATGTCAGTATCACGATTCTGGAGAAAGATCCCACAACGCTACAACCTCATAGGGACGCAGTGCACGACCTGCGGCCGCTACTTCTTCCCGCCGCGAACACTATGCCCCGACTGCCGGCGAAGCGGCAGGATCGTAAACCATAAGTTCAGCGGCGAGGGGACGGTCGTCACCTACACGGTGATCCGGTCGGCAAGCGACCAGTTTGAGTACGCCACCCCCTACGTCCTCGCGATCATAAAACTCGACGAAGGGCCGCGACTCACCGCCCAGGTGGTCTGCCCCCCCGAGGAGGCACGGATAGGGATGCGGGTGAGGGGTGTCTTCCGCCGGGTGGCAGCGGACGGGGAGAGTGGCGTCATCCACTATGGAACAAAGTTCGTGCCGGTGGAGGGAGAAGACATACTCCTCTGA